In Desulfosporosinus youngiae DSM 17734, the genomic stretch TGTTGGGTCATGAAATCCAATTTCGCAGTAATTTCTTGGTTATGAGCCATTAATAGTTTACATAGCGAAAGCAATTCATCCTTAGAACAATTATTGAGTTGTTGGGATGATAGTGGAAGTAACGTTTGCTTTTTCATACTACAAATTATACCATGAAAAGACCTATTTTACGAGGTTTTTCGTCACGCTGATGTAGCTGAAAGCTTGATTTCACCCAGTTTTTTTCGGTTTGTTGATTCTGAAAAACATCCTAGATAACAAGTGTTGGATGGCGTTGTTCAAAGGCTTGTTGTTGTTCGACAGCTAGGCCTTCAGTTAACCATCTTAACTCACGAAGAGTAATTAAACGTATCTCTTGGGCGTTCATTGGCCAACGAAAATGTCCCCGTTCCAAACGTTTGATGAAAAGCCAGAAACCTGAGCCATCCCACTGCAGGATTTTGAGTCTGGTTTGAGCTCTGTTACAAAAAACGAACATAGCTTTGGAATAAGGATCCAACTGGAATCTAAGTTTGATAATAGCCGAAAGACCATGAAAGCTTTTACGCAGATCAGTAATTCCAGTTGCCAGATAAACTTGAGTCCCTGCTGCGGAGTCAAGCATGATTTTTCAGTAACCCAATAACTCTAGCTAATTGTTCAGGGCGAAAGTTTTCTGGAATCATAACGGAAAACAAACCGATCTTTACCACTAGAGGAGAACATTCAGCATCAGGCAATGCTTCGGATAAGGAAACGAATTCAGGTACTGTATTTTCACAGGAAACTGAATTTTTGATCTTTCTCATCCAGTAATGCAAAGTGGAGATTGGGAAAGAGTTTTCGGCACACCATTGTTTAGCAGTTAGTCCACTTGATCGATAGGCAGCTACACGGTCTCGCCATAATTCCAAGGATGTTTCTCGGGACATTTCACACCTCCAGATCTCTGTATAAAAATCTTGTATGTATGTATTATCCCAGAAACCTAGTACCCATTCCAGACACGGTCGGTTTGACACTT encodes the following:
- the tnpB gene encoding IS66 family insertion sequence element accessory protein TnpB (TnpB, as the term is used for proteins encoded by IS66 family insertion elements, is considered an accessory protein, since TnpC, encoded by a neighboring gene, is a DDE family transposase.); this encodes MLDSAAGTQVYLATGITDLRKSFHGLSAIIKLRFQLDPYSKAMFVFCNRAQTRLKILQWDGSGFWLFIKRLERGHFRWPMNAQEIRLITLRELRWLTEGLAVEQQQAFEQRHPTLVI
- the tnpA gene encoding IS66 family insertion sequence element accessory protein TnpA, which gives rise to MSRETSLELWRDRVAAYRSSGLTAKQWCAENSFPISTLHYWMRKIKNSVSCENTVPEFVSLSEALPDAECSPLVVKIGLFSVMIPENFRPEQLARVIGLLKNHA